TGGGGGAATATGTGTTCTCAATGTTACAGATCAATTATAAAGCTTGATGAACTTGAATCTAAAGAAAGAATCGCAAGGCTACTTAAAGTCTATGAGTTCAGAAAGAAAAAAAGAGAGATTATTAAAATATTAACACTAATTATTCCTGGTTCAGGTCAAATTTATGCAGGGGATTTGCTGAATGGGATTTTATTCCTATGGCCATTTTTGTTCTTTCTGTTTATACCTATAACAGGTAAAATATTCAATATAGAAATGTTCAATTTTTCACACTTCTGGTTAAATATTATTTCTATCTTTCTCTTAATTTTAGTCTATTTCTTATCAAATATTATAACAAGACGGAGGCTTTCAAAAGGTTGGCTTTAGAAGGATCATTAAAAGATTTTGGTCTTGCTGATATTCTTCAGCTGATATTTTTTCAGCGAAAGACGGGCGTCCTGATTATTGAAGGCAGAATGGATAGAATAAGGCTTCTATTTATTGATGGTAATATTGTAGGGGCTGAGTCCAAGAGAAGGATTGAAGCAAATCGTCTTGGAAAAGTACTCGTCAAAAAAGGGCTTCTTGATGAAAAAGATTTACAGGAAGTGCTTAACGAACAAAAAAACACGAATGTCAAGCTTGGTAATTTACTTATAAGAAAAGGTCTTGCCAACAAAGAGACTATAGAGGATATAATCACACAGCAAATTAAAGAGACAGTAATTCAGATATTCAGTTGGAAAGAAGGCACCTATGAATTCAATCCACAAGCAGTTCCCCTTGATAAAGACTTACCTATAAAACTTGATACACAGCATCTTCTTATGGAGGGACTAAGAATTGTTGATGAATGGACTCTAATTGAGGGCAAGATAACACTTGAAAGTGTTTTTATTAGAAAGTCATTACCGGTTGAGGATTTGTCAGAAGAAGAAAGAGAAATTCTTGATCTGGTTGATGGAGAAAATGATGTGAGCACAATTATAGATATCACTGCTAAAGACGACTTTTCTGTTTCAAAGACACTCGTTTCCCTGATGGAAAAAGGCATTATAGAATTAAAAGAAGCCTTGCCTTTTGTTGCTGAAGAGCTCCCTTTAAAATCTGAAAAAATAAATTTCCTTTACCGTTTTCTTCCTGCATCTGCTATCGTAATATCAATAATTCTTGCAATAAGTTCAATTTTATTTACAACAGGAGATGTATTCAAGACATTTTCTGCATCTAAAACTATAAGCGATATCAGGTTCCGCGTTGAAGCATATAAGTTTGAATACAATTCATACCCTGATACAATTGATGTGATAAATAAAAAACCAGACCCTTGGGGAAATTCCTTTCTGTACGAGCAGAGTGGCTATTCATTTATCGTTATGAGTTTAGGTGCTGATGGTATAAAAGGAACAGCGGACGATATTTATTAACCCAAAAGTGCAATTGAATAATGCAGATGTTGTGAAAAAAATATTTTTATCCATAAAACGAATAAAATAAATCCGATAATTCATCGAGTTAAAGAAATTTTTGAGCAATGTCTGCATTATTCGGGTTAATATTAATATAAATAAAAGTGAAAGACAAAAAGGCTGTAATTCTCCTTAGTGGTGGTATTGATTCCGCAACAACCCTTTTATTGGCTAAATCTGAAGGATATGAGTTATTTACACTGAGTTTTGACTACAATCAGAGACACAAGAGGGAACTCGAGTCTGCACAAATGATTGCATCTACTATCGGGGTCAAAAAACATCTTATTATCCATTTCGATTTGAGAGAAATAGGCGGTTCTGCATTGACTTCTGAGGTAGAAGTTCCAAGCTTCAAATTTCATCCTTCATCCTTTATTCCTGTTACCTACGTTCCTGCCAGGAATACCATATTTCTCTCTTTTGCACTTGCATGGGCTGAGGTATTGGAAGTAGAAAGCATATTTATTGGCGCTAATGCAGTAGATTATAGTGGATATCCTGACTGCAGGCCAGAATATATAAAAGCTTTCGAAGATATGGCAAATCTTGCAACAAAAGCATCTGTTTTAGGAAAATTAAAATTTTCAATTATTGCACCTCTTATCAATTTGAAAAAATCTGAAATTATAAAGACCGGGATAAAACTCGGATTAAATTATGCCTTAACCTGGAGTTGTTATGACCCTCAACCTGCTATCGCAGGAGTTCAAGGTTCAAGGTTCAAAGTTCAGATTAATAAAGAAAATAAGACAAAACTCAAAACGCAGAAATTAAAACTTATCCCTTGCGGCAGATGTGACAGTTGCGTTTTAAGAGCAAGAGGATTTAAAGAGGCTGGCATAGAAGATCCACTGATAATAGAATGATCAAACTAAGGGGCCATCATCTCATCTGCCTCCATTTTTTCCATGGTGAAGGATACAATTCTAAGTTTGTTGAAAATTTGCGACTAATAATAAAGAGTGCTGAAACTGGAGAAAAGATAGAAATATGCACAGAGGCTGATGATGTGTGCAGAATATGCCCATATATGAAAGACAATATGTGTTTTTATAATAAAGATGCTGAACCTGAGATAATAGAGATGGATAGAAAGGCGGTCAAATTATTAGGGTTTAGAATTAAAGAGCAGGTTAAGTGGATAGATATAAAGGAAAAGATTCCAGAGATATTTA
The DNA window shown above is from Nitrospirota bacterium and carries:
- a CDS encoding DUF1284 domain-containing protein yields the protein MIKLRGHHLICLHFFHGEGYNSKFVENLRLIIKSAETGEKIEICTEADDVCRICPYMKDNMCFYNKDAEPEIIEMDRKAVKLLGFRIKEQVKWIDIKEKIPEIFKEWWKEYCKKCDWRWACEYEENFIRLINEKTENKF
- a CDS encoding DUF4388 domain-containing protein → MALEGSLKDFGLADILQLIFFQRKTGVLIIEGRMDRIRLLFIDGNIVGAESKRRIEANRLGKVLVKKGLLDEKDLQEVLNEQKNTNVKLGNLLIRKGLANKETIEDIITQQIKETVIQIFSWKEGTYEFNPQAVPLDKDLPIKLDTQHLLMEGLRIVDEWTLIEGKITLESVFIRKSLPVEDLSEEEREILDLVDGENDVSTIIDITAKDDFSVSKTLVSLMEKGIIELKEALPFVAEELPLKSEKINFLYRFLPASAIVISIILAISSILFTTGDVFKTFSASKTISDIRFRVEAYKFEYNSYPDTIDVINKKPDPWGNSFLYEQSGYSFIVMSLGADGIKGTADDIY
- the queC gene encoding 7-cyano-7-deazaguanine synthase QueC; this encodes MKDKKAVILLSGGIDSATTLLLAKSEGYELFTLSFDYNQRHKRELESAQMIASTIGVKKHLIIHFDLREIGGSALTSEVEVPSFKFHPSSFIPVTYVPARNTIFLSFALAWAEVLEVESIFIGANAVDYSGYPDCRPEYIKAFEDMANLATKASVLGKLKFSIIAPLINLKKSEIIKTGIKLGLNYALTWSCYDPQPAIAGVQGSRFKVQINKENKTKLKTQKLKLIPCGRCDSCVLRARGFKEAGIEDPLIIE